Below is a genomic region from Triticum dicoccoides isolate Atlit2015 ecotype Zavitan chromosome 5A, WEW_v2.0, whole genome shotgun sequence.
ATACTTGGCCTGTGAACCAAAATTCATGCATTCCCTTTGCATGAAGCAACCAAGCAAAATCAGGAGCAAAATAAAGAATGGATAATGTTAGTAGCCCTTTTAGAAGAACAAATCAATCTCCAGTGTTCCAAACATTAAATGTAGTCGCTGATTCTTAGCTTTTATTTGATGACGAGTTGCCATCGATATTCAAAGGAAGGGCAAAAGAATCTCTAATGATCAGGAATGTACATTACGTTTACTCTGCGAGATGAATAAATTAGTAAGAAAGGAGCGCCTTTATGTTAGCAAGCATACCAGTAAACATAAAACATAAGAAGGTGTGCACATTATAACAACAAGAAGACTTAGATTAAGTAGCATGACCCAGCGGCATTTACAATGAGTAGAAAGTTTTATAAGGAGATAATGTAGAAAAGGCCGACGGCGATATTTACAACGCATGGAACCTAATCTGTTCGAGGACCTAAATAGAGGAGTTGTCATGACAGTGGCTCGACATAGTTCTTCAGGTGTCAAAGCCTTGCCTTACAAAGGTGCACAAAATAAACCCAGTGCGTGCCCAAAAGTGCGCTGAATTGACGATCTTCAGTCCTGATGGACAGAGAGTTGATGAGATGCAGCAGAGGTTAGAAGCTGTGTTCAGAAACACACCCTTCCAGCGCCGGACTTCGCTTGATAAGCAAGCAGAACACAGAAGATACCCTGCGGAAGAAAAGGAACAGAAGTAATTATtataccatcacacactccctccgtaaagaaatatatgaGTGTGTGCAGAAAATATGGAACCCAAGAAGTGCCGGCCGTACCGTATGTACATATGTAGCTTAATCCATGGAGGAACTACTGCCTCGCTTTCTTTGGAGCGCCAGCTCCCTTTGCAGGAGTGTTTGCCCTGAGTTTGATTCgaaattgcaatggcatttttatgaatcgccataattggagtggcatttatctaattaaccCTTGATTCATTAATAATAATAAAAGTCATGTTAATAATGTTGTTCCTGGTGAAAAGAAAACTAAAGCTAGAGTGTTatagaaacaacaagaacataaatATTAGACACGTAGCAAATTCAATTGTATAGCTAATTAGTTTGTATGAACAATTGTATAGGCAATTAGCTGGATGAACAAAGCAAGTGAATTTGCATGGAACAGCAAGAAGTGCGTGTACATGCAAAAGAGAAAAGGAAGAAGAATGCATATTACAATTTGAAGGCAAAAGGCTGTTTTATTGAGCTTATCATTAATTTGAACATAGCAGTCATCGGGGAAAAAGCTTGATTAAATAGCACTGCATACATCAGCGAAGGAAAAACCATTTTTGAGATGTATAGAGAAGGATATTTTTTCTTCTCAAAGGACAAAAGACCCATCAGGTTCTTAAAACCACATGCTACAAAGCAAGTCATTTTGCTTGCAACAGCAAGAATTGCCTGTACATGCAAGAGGAATGAAAGAAGAATGCATATTACACTTTGAAGGTAAAAGGATGTTTTATTCAGGCTCTTATTAATTTGAACATAGCAGTCATGGGAAACAAAGCTTGATTAATTAGCATCGCACACATCAGGTTAGAAGAAACCATTTTTGAGGCGTATAGAGAAGGATGTTTTTGTTTTCAAAGGACAAAAGACCCATTAGATTCTTATACCACAGGCTAATTTTACTGGTTAGACATCTAATCTACAGTGCATTGGTGAGCAACAAAACAATAAACGAGCTTGACAAGGAATCTAGCCTACTGGATACTGAAACCTGACGCTAATTTTCTTGGATAGCTAATGATCCTGCATATAATAGTGATCTATAGAACATCTAACCAACCTGACAGTGAACCTGTATTTAGTAGCTTCTTAAAAGGTATGAGCAAGCAAATAGACAAAAGAACTACTGGAACTTAGAACTGCATCAGGAAGAATTGAGCCAATCAATAATGTAACATCACAACTCTATTTGTTTCTTAACAAGTAGAATTTCCTTGCTGGCAAGAATATGAAACCTAACTCATTTCTTTGGTCATATGAGCTGAAGTAATTGAATGGAACATGCCATGAGTCTTTACCTCTTGGTTTTAGAGGGGTCAGGAAGGAGGCTGTTTGAATTTTCAGTAGCTGTAGCTTCATTAGCTAACCTGTTTAattgagtgaattgcaaaaaaccaccacatctGAGGCTTCATCTGCGGAAAACCACCAGGTCAATAATTTTTAGCAAAAATCACCACGGATTCGGTAAACATTTTGCAAATCGCACTGATCAGGTGATTTGGCTCATTTGATCACTTTCTGACAAGTGAGACCAGATTGTAAGGAGCTAACTTGACATAACATTTACATACACACCCTTAGATCTAAAAAGAAAAAGCAATCAACACCTCTTTTGCACAACTGCcagagagaggagaggaggaggcgtTCCCCGGCGAGGCCGACCTCGTCGGCGCAGAGGGCCGCGCAGTGGAGGAGGTCTCTGTGGAGAGCTCCTCGACGGTGCCGGCCGGGTCGGGCCCGTGCGCCGCCGCGCGGTTGGAGCCGGGCGGTTGCTCGACCATGGCCTCGCGCTCATGCACGGCTGTCCACGCCATGCACAGGCAGCGGAGGAGCTCACAGTCGTTGGTCGCTGCTTGCTCCGGTGATGCGTCCGTGCTGCACGCCAccgcgccgctgctgctgcttgtgcTCGTGCTGTGCTCCGCTGCTTGCTCTGGTGTTCTACGCTGCCGCCGCTGCTTGCTCTGGTGTTCTACGCTGCCGCCGCTGCTTGCTTCGGGGCTGCGCGCCGCCTGGTGGGGAAAGCGAGAggagggaggaagaagaaagggaggCGTGGGTGCATCGCCGTGCGGcttggggctgccgtgcttgctacCCAGGAGGAGCGGGGCCGGGATCATAGCAGCTTGGGGCCGGCCCGCGCGGGGCAGGGGTCGGGGTCGTAGCCACTTGGCACCGGTCGGCGCGAGGGGTGGGGCCGCGGTCGTAGCGGCTTGGGGCCGGCCAGCACGGTGGCGGGGTCGCGTGGCGCTGCGGCGAGGTCGCCGGAGTGGCGCGGGGGTTGGGCAGCTCGGGGCCTCTGCCGATCCAGACGGGATCGGGCAGGGGGGAGGAGGGTCTGATTGCTTTTTCATTTTACAATTCAGGGGTGTGTCTGTCAAAACTTTGCCAAGTCAGCTCCTTATAATCTGGTCTCACTTATCAGAAAGTGATAAAATGAGTCAAATCACCTGATCAGTGCTATTTGCAAAATGTTTACTGaacccgcggtgatttttgcaaaaAATTAGTGACCTGGTGGTTTTCCGCAATCGATGcctcaaatgtggtggttttttgcaattctcTCTGTTTAATTTGATGCCATCAAATATTATTATATATGAAGCATGATTTGTATAGAACAGAAATGATATTCGCATATCAAACATAGGCATGTACATTTGGCATGGATGTAGGCTGAACAACATTTCCAGGAGGAACAACGTCTTCGGTCTGGGTAGCCAACTCGGGAGCAGAGCCAGAGAGCTCTGCGTCCTTAGACTTAGAGACCTCAAGAACAAGTTTGCGGCGAGTGCTTTTTGGGCATGGTGATTTGCTGTTTAAAATAGAAGTATCAGTCATAGGCAAAGAAAAAGAACCTTCAAAATGTATATGAAAAAATAAAGGAAGGGCTGATACCTGGGTGTTTCAGGCATAGCAGCCTGTCCTTTTTCCTCTGAATGCAGATATGGGAGTGTTCATCTTCCGAACAAGTAGCACAGGAATTAAACGACTGAAAAGTGATTTGAAAGAGGAAGCCAGTAGCAGTTATACCTCATCGGGAGGTAGCTCGACAAGTGTAGATGATCCTGTAGCGAAAGACGTTGGAATGGGAACCACTCTGCCTGAGCTCCCAGTAGAAGATGACGCACCGCCAAATCCAAAGGATGCCAGTTCAGGCTTAAGGGTTTCATCAATCCTGCCAACTTGGAAGGACAACTGGGTGCTTGCAGGCTGAaagctcttggtggagatagaAACGACAAGCCTATACTTCTTGGTAACAAGGCgtgaaatttcaacaggcaagcctACATCAGCACCTCCTATATAAGGCAGATCAAGCGCACTTGTGAAACCAGGATACTTGTGGTAAATCAAAGTCACGAGTGGCTTCCCAACAACACTCTTTGCAGCTCTATCAAAGAACATAAATTCTGCCTCAGCTGCGCCATCGCTTCCGAAAGTGCACAGACAATATCTAGACATTGCAAGGGAAATGGATTTAAAAGCAATCCAATAGACATGCCAGAATAGAAACTACCGTGGAAAAGGCACTAATGAGGGATCTGCTACAACAGAAGAGCAGCCGTGGTCCGAGCAACGGTACTGCCTTCCAGCCATATAGGCTGTTTTATGGCATTCCCGGCATGATAGAAACCACCAACGGTTGTCAGAGCCCATGCGTGTAATAGTAACCTTGACCATAAATTGCTTTTTCCGCATTTAACGACAAATAGAAGTACAGTGAGAAGGTGCTAAAAAGAGAACAACAAGAATACATAATAAGCAAATAGAGAGGGTACCAGATTATTAAAAGGGTCAAGAGCAAATCAGCTGTTGAACACTCAGTTCGACAGGAGGCTCACGAACAGGTGCTGGAACAATTGCCTGTTCTCCTGGTATGAGAGCAGTGACAGCAGCAAGACTTTCTGGAAGGCTGGATCAAAGATAGTTCATTGTAACAGGAATGAAACATCTGTTTAAACCACGATGAATGGAAAGCACATAGAAAGAGAAAATACCTAGCACGAAAGGCATTCATCTCTGGCAAGTCCTCATTAATGTACCAGCGGCAAGCAGAGCTACCACTTAGTCCTTTAATTCCTATCGAGAGACACACGGAAGTAAAATGTGCATCAAGATGGCAGATCAATCAATGGTTAAGCGAGGTGTAGATCAAACAATGACCTCGGTAGGTTTTTGGCGGTGTCCCCACAAAGATAGCAATGGCAGCTCCTGATTCGCTTGCAATACAGACCTCTTCTGCCTCAAACTCACGAGCTCGAGCACCCCAAAGAACAAGCTTGATCTCATTCCCTCCATAATCCAGCAAGAGCAAGTCAATAGGGCAGAAGGCAAGAGAAATGAAGAACAAATAGAAAAGCAACTCACGCTTGATCTTCGAGAACTATAGTCCTGGTTTCTGAAGGTTCATGCTGGTATTGAGAGTGGacaatatgaaggaaatatgccctagaggaaataataaagttgttatttatatttcctt
It encodes:
- the LOC119299217 gene encoding translation initiation factor IF-2-like, with protein sequence MKKQSDPPPPCPIPSGSAEAPSCPTPAPLRRPRRSATRPRHRAGRPQAATTAAPPLAPTGAKWLRPRPLPRAGRPQAAMIPAPLLLGSKHGSPKPHGDAPTPPFLLPPSSRFPHQAARSPEASSGGSVEHQSKQRRQRRTPEQAAEHSTSTSSSSGAVACSTDASPEQAATNDCELLRCLCMAWTAVHEREAMVEQPPGSNRAAAHGPDPAGTVEELSTETSSTARPSAPTRSASPGNASSSPLSGSCAKEMKPQMWWFFAIHSIKQVS